One genomic window of Cottoperca gobio chromosome 10, fCotGob3.1, whole genome shotgun sequence includes the following:
- the slc25a5 gene encoding ADP/ATP translocase 2 yields the protein MNETAVSFAKDFLAGGIAAAISKTAVAPIERVKLLLQVQHASKQITVDMQYKGIIDCVVRIPKEQGFLSYWRGNLANVIRYFPTQALNFAFKDKYKNIFLDGVDRHKQFWRYFAGNLASGGAAGATSLCFVYPLDFARTRLAADVGKPGQGREFKGLADCLVKISKSDGIKGLYQGFNVSVQGIIIYRAAYFGVYDTAKGMLPDPKNTHIFVSWMIAQSVTAVAGLVSYPFDTVRRRMMMQSGRKGADIMYSGTIDCWKKISRDEGGKAFFKGALSNVLRGMGGAFVLVLYDELKKVI from the exons ATGAATGAGACAGCCGTTTCCTTCGCCAAGGACTTCTTGGCTGGTGGTATTGCCGCTGCTATCTCCAAAACAGCTGTAGCCCCCATCGAGAGAGTCAAGCTTCTCCTCCAG GTACAACATGCCAGCAAACAGATTACAGTTGACATGCAGTACAAGGGCATCATCGACTGTGTCGTCCGTATCCCCAAAGAACAGGGCTTCCTCTCGTACTGGAGAGGGAATCTGGCCAACGTCATCAGATACTTCCCCACTCAGGCCCTCAACTTTGCTTTCAAGGACAAGTACAAGAATATTTTCCTTGACGGGGTGGACAGGCACAAACAGTTCTGGAGATACTTTGCAGGTAACCTGGCGTCGGGCGGCGCCGCTGGAGCCACGTCACTCTGTTTTGTCTACCCCCTCGACTTCGCCAGAACACGTCTGGCCGCCGATGTCGGCAAACCCGGACAGGGCCGTGAGTTCAAAGGCCTGGCAGACTGCTTGGTGAAGATCTCCAAGTCTGATGGCATCAAGGGTCTGTACCAGGGCTTCAATGTGTCAGTACAGGGCATTATCATCTACAGAGCTGCTTACTTTGGCGTCTACGACACAGCGAAGG GCATGCTTCCAGaccccaaaaacacacacatctttgtcAGCTGGATGATTGCTCAGTCTGTGACTGCGGTCGCTGGTCTCGTGTCTTACCCCTTCGACACTGTCCGTCGTCGTATGATGATGCAGTCTGGACGTAAAGGAG CCGACATCATGTACTCTGGCACCATTGACTGCTGGAAGAAGATTTCCCGCGACGAGGGCGGCAAAGCCTTCTTCAAGGGAGCCTTGTCTAACGTGCTCAGAGGCATGGGTGGCGCATTCGTGCTTGTCTTGTATGATGAGCTTAAGAAAGTCATCTAA
- the slc25a43 gene encoding LOW QUALITY PROTEIN: solute carrier family 25 member 43 (The sequence of the model RefSeq protein was modified relative to this genomic sequence to represent the inferred CDS: inserted 1 base in 1 codon; deleted 1 base in 1 codon): MASLKKDNRLTSSQSFMCVGFAGFFSKTVTSPLEVVKIKSQVGTFHCKRGFWQSFLFIYQNEGLRGFWKGNLASCLRLIPYTAVHLTTYKKIVHLHMDELGFISQWRAIFAGGLAGAAAALTTYPLEVVETRLIAQNCRQPTYMGVVHTLSKIYRNEGLLALYRGFSLTLLGAFPYSIGCYAVYMNLDKLWQEPPFRFTPLQNFINGCLAAGVAQTLSYPFETVKRKMQAQSARLPHLGGVDVHXSGMIDCFIQVVKNKGVLSLWNGLTANTIKIVPYFGLLYTCFEMCKQVSLYRNGYIVSPLSYKLAPGVDQSLGPYELEEAKQYLKNRNFGSGESSFGNRW; the protein is encoded by the exons ATGGCCTCGCTGAAAAAAGACAACAGACTGACGAGTTCTCAGAGCTTCATGTGCGTCGGTTTCGCCGGGTTTTTCAGTAAAACCGTCACGTCGCCCTTGGAGGTGGTTAAAATTAAAAGTCAGGTGGGCACGTTTCACTGTAAAAGAGGTTTCTGGCAGAGTTTTCTCTTCATCTACCAGAATGAAGGACTTCGAGGATTTTGGAAAGGAAACCTCGCCTCTTGTCTGCGGTTGATCCCCTACACCGCAGTTCATCTCACAACATACAAAAA GATAGTCCACCTTCACATGGATGAACTGGGCTTCATCTCTCAGTGGAGAGCCATATTCGCTGGTGGACTGGCtggcgctgctgctgctctgaccACA TACCCTCTGGAGGTGGTAGAAACCAGGCTCATCGCTCAGAACTGCAGACAGCCCACGTACATGGGCGTAGTTCACACTCTGTCTAAGATCTACAGGAATGAGGGGCTGCTTGCTCTCTACAGGGGCTTTTCCCTCACTTTACTGG GTGCATTTCCCTATTCTATCGGATGCTATGCAGTCTACATGAACTTGGACAAACTCTGGCAGGAGCCTCCTTTTCGCTTCACCCCCCTCCAGAACTTCATTAATGGCTGTCTCGCAGCAGGAGTGGCCCAAACCCTCTCCTACCCTTTTGAAACTGTAAAGCGGAAGATGCAG GCGCAGAGTGCCCGTCTTCCCCATCTTGGTGGAGTTGACGTCC TTAGTGGAATGATTGACTGTTTCATACAGGTTGTTAAAAACAAGGGCGTCCTCTCACTGTGGAATGGCCTCACTGCCAACACGATAAAG ATTGTTCCCTACTTTGGCCTTCTTTACACGTGCTTCGAGATGTGTAAGCAGGTTTCCCTTTACCGCAACGGGTACATCGTCTCACCCCTGAGCTACAAACTTGCACCCGGGGTCGACCAGAGCCTCGGGCCGTACGAGCTGGAAGAGGCGAAGCAATACTTGAAAAACAGGAACTTTGGATCAGGGGAGTCGTCTTTCGGAAACCGCTGGTGA